The Fischerella sp. PCC 9605 genome includes the window TTTTGTCCCCAAATAATCGCAGTGGGAGTTGTTAGTTGTTGAATGTACAGTGACAAATCAAAACTTAAATCGCCACGTACAAAAGATAGGGCTGCGTATTCGGCGTTGGGCTGCTTGGCAGATTCTAAGTAAGCTTGGACAATTTCCTCGTACACCCGATTAGGCTGGGCAAATTGTCGTTGATCTAAAAAGCTACGAATACCCCCTTCGGTGGCAACTCCAGCATTGTAAAGTATCCGGTCGAGAACGGGAATACTGATAAGCTGAGCAATAAAAGTGCGGGAATAATCTTGTCCAAAGTCGGCAAGTCCGGCAGATGTCGTGAGAATTAAAGACTTGAATAATTCTGGATGAGCGATCGCCACTCGAATAGTAAACGCCGCTGTCAAAGAAGAGGCAATTACTCTCACCGGCCCATCACAAGTTTGTTGCAAAAACTCGCGGATCGTCGTCAAATAATCCTCTATTTTGTAATTTCGTGCCGGATGTTCCGATCTACCCCAACCAATCAAGTCCGGTGCCAAAATTCGATATTCGGCGGCAAATGCTGGGTAAACTTTCGACCACTCATATGCGGAAGATCCACCACCAAACCCGTGCAGGAACACTAAAGTTTCCAAGTCCCTGCTAGCAGTCATTTCTTCCTGCCAAGGTGAGCCAACAGCAGTATAGTAAACCATTCTACCTAGTGAGGTAGTTACAGAGCGTTGTTCAAATCCTAGTGGCTGAAACATAAGTTTTTTTGTCAAGAGTCAATGGTCAATAGTCATTGGTCATTGGTCATTAGTTAGTGGTTAGTGGTTAGTAGTTAGTGGTTATTCTCCCACTTTCCCACTCTCCCCATCTCCCTACCTGCCTCCAAAGACAGATTCAAAACAATTTTGCGTAATCGGTGCTTCTGGTGAAGTAGATGTAAAAGTACTGCCTAGCTTGTAAAGATTCAGTGATTTTTTTTCTAGTTTTCCAGATATTGTTGCTTACAAATACTATGATTCCAATGTTTCTATTAGTAGCTACTATTACCGAGGGGTAAGACCCTCAGTCTTTATTTATGTTACTCTATCAGAAATAATACTGATAGTATTGAGCATCAATAAAGCTCCTAAACCTAATCAAAAATAGTTATTAACATTAGTTCTGCTTAATGCTGCTCACCGATCGACTAGCTTTTAAACCTAGTATCTAATGCAGCTCTGCGGAAGAAATCACTCTCCCTATAATTAGCGATCTGATTATTTCATAGAAAATGCTTAAGCGGGGTGTCATGGGAAAACAGGCTTGTCTTCAATCGAATCAAAGACCAAAGTTTGAAGACCGTCAATTTACGCTTGGTCACTTTGATATCCAAAATCAAACTATAGATTCCACCTTCCAGAGTCAAATGCAGGCAGCTGCTGGTAGCTCCGAAAAGGTTGCTATACCTAACTGTATTTATTTAAATTTGGAAAATTTAAAATGCTTTGAAGTAGTAAAGCGCCAGTATGAACAATGGGACGTAATTTTTGATAATTGTATTGCAATACAACCTTCAAACCCGGCATTTCCTACCCACTCTGGCCAGGTAGTGTTGATGGCAGCGCCAAAAAGCGGATATTTAGAAGTTACTTTCCTGCGTCCAGTTCAATTTGTGAGTGCTTTTATCACAAGTTCACAGCGGTTAGTGCTTTCTGCATATAACCGCGATCGCCAACTACTAGCGCAAACAGTGCTATCAGGAGCCAATCTTGCCAATTCTGATTCTGCCGTACCTCCCAATACCTTACTATCTGTAACAGCGAGTGACATCCATAGCGTCACTTTCTGCGCTTTTGATGGTCAATTCACTGTTGATGGCTTTAGTTTTTGTTTTTAGCTTAAAACTGTAAAAACTCGGTGATAAAATCGGTGTCACGACCTCTACTTCATTTATGGTGGTAGAGGTTATTGCTTATTCATCACACCCTTAATCAGGGCGTAGCATTTATTACATTAAACTGTTTCACACATAAAGTAGGTAAATACCGTGGCACAGGCTTCGTCTTCTTGGCAGCAATTAGTTAACCAGATCCTCAACTGGCTGCCTCCAGAGTTCAAGTCAGGAGTCACAAAAAAGAGAGTTCTCGGACGTTTCCGAGAACCAGGAGGTGTTCTTGGATTCCTGACGATAGTGGTTGCTATGCTGTTGTGGAACTGGCAACTGCTATTAGCTAGCAGTGTAGGTGTTGGGGTCATGATATTAGTTTATTCAATGCAAGCATGGAACTGGCGTTTACGCTGGTCTGAAATCCGAAAATTTTTAAACAGTCCCAACCGGCGCTTAGCTTTAGCAGTCACTAGTGGCGGCATTGCTTGCGTTAGCACGTATATGACATTTGCTATCTGGTTAGATTCCAACAGTCATTGGCTTGCTGCTGGTTTGACTCTGCAAGGTTTAGGGACGTTATTGACATTTATTTTACTGGTATGGCAAATAGTCAACTTTTATGGAAGTCGAGAGGAAAACCAGTTAGATGAGTTGCTCGTTAATTTAACAGAAACAGATCCCCTCAAACGTTTAATTGCCGTTCGGCAAATTACCAAATTAATTATCCGTAATCGAGTAGATGCTTGTGAGCAGCAAAGTGTTAACGATTGCTTGCGCCTTCTTCTTCGCCAAGAAGAGGAACCAGCAATAAGAGAGGCTGTTTTTCAAAGTTTGCAAGCTTTGGAACGAGCGC containing:
- a CDS encoding alpha/beta fold hydrolase translates to MFQPLGFEQRSVTTSLGRMVYYTAVGSPWQEEMTASRDLETLVFLHGFGGGSSAYEWSKVYPAFAAEYRILAPDLIGWGRSEHPARNYKIEDYLTTIREFLQQTCDGPVRVIASSLTAAFTIRVAIAHPELFKSLILTTSAGLADFGQDYSRTFIAQLISIPVLDRILYNAGVATEGGIRSFLDQRQFAQPNRVYEEIVQAYLESAKQPNAEYAALSFVRGDLSFDLSLYIQQLTTPTAIIWGQKSQFTSPEIGRRLAQLNPQAIRFFQELEDVGLTPQLELPAVTIGLIRKFLPLLSESPTAVTY